Proteins found in one Schistocerca serialis cubense isolate TAMUIC-IGC-003099 chromosome 5, iqSchSeri2.2, whole genome shotgun sequence genomic segment:
- the LOC126480917 gene encoding G-protein coupled receptor Mth2-like: MDACAAAALLVSAAVLATAQLGRADEPPELEFDYRAVQLGEYSAVTGPTYRSESRTAAAAETATSASWESTPSSEFGSNETDADADETVKRFLAINARASLDAEFQRREVQVLTCCFAEGEEACDVECLEHFVASVHGGGGASNRTTAVRLCSALYGLLECHGDPRSAHCSQYCRCFSADPWADAAWGAASALFFVCTLLTLAVYLCVPRLRNLHGKCLASYLVAVLAGEAVATVASALVCGDPDPLVLAAVHYLTLARYCWVNLLCVDVYCRCRPFRSVRQQRRAGCLSPERRRFLCFSAAAWGGSALVFGALWVFQVEATPVIYTGIVFLLLAASCVPLLLTLARIWRTKRQTRKSCVNISKMRLNWFYLTSKLLCLSGAWKLLSVVLYFTVRGKPYYKWLFVVLKLEGPIVFFLFVCNVRVRGLIRKHLTNLEWINGEKSNENCSKYS, encoded by the coding sequence ATGGACGCGTGCGCAGCGGCTGCGTTGCTCGTCTCGGCGGCCGTCTTGGCGACAGCACAGCTGGGTCGTGCAGACGAGCCGCCCGAACTGGAGTTCGACTACCGCGCGGTTCAGCTGGGAGAATACTCCGCAGTCACAGGCCCGACGTACCGAAGCGAGTCCCGGACCGCGGCTGCAGCTGAAACGGCAACGTCCGCTTCGTGGGAGTCGACACCGTCTTCCGAATTTGGCTCGAACGagaccgacgccgacgccgacgagactgtcaaacgctttctggcaaTAAACGCCAGAGCGTCGCTAGATGCCGAGTTCCAGAGGCGAGAAGTTCAGGTGCTGACGTGCTGTTTCGCCGAGGGCGAGGAGGCGTGTGACGTGGAGTGCCTGGAGCACTTCGTGGCGAGTGTGCACGGGGGCGGCGGCGCGAGCAACCGGACGACGGCGGTGCGGCTGTGCAGCGCGCTGTACGGCCTGCTGGAGTGCCACGGCGACCCCCGGAGCGCCCACTGCTCGCAGTACTGCCGCTGCTTCAGCGCCGACCCCTGGGCGGACGCGGCCTGGGGCGCCGCGTCGGCGCTCTTCTTCGTCTGCACGCTGCTCACGCTGGCCGTGTACCTGTGCGTGCCGCGGCTGCGCAACCTGCACGGCAAGTGCCTCGCCTCCTACCTGGTGGCGGTGCTGGCCGGCGAGGCCGTCGCCACGGTGGCCAGCGCGCTGGTCTGCGGCGACCCCGACCCCCTGGTGCTCGCCGCCGTCCACTACCTCACTCTGGCGCGCTACTGCTGGGTCAACCTGCTGTGCGTCGACGTGTACTGCAGGTGCCGGCCGTTCCGCTCGGTGCGCCAGCAGCGTCGCGCCGGCTGCCTGTCCCCGGAGCGGCGCAGGTTCCTGTGCTTCTCGGCGGCCGCCTGGGGCGGCTCGGCGCTCGTCTTCGGCGCGCTCTGGGTCTTCCAGGTGGAGGCCACGCCCGTCATCTACACCGGCATCGTCTTCCTGCTGCTCGCCGCCAGCTGCGTTCCGCTCCTACTGACGCTGGCCAGGATCTGGAGGACCAAGAGGCAGACCAGGAAGAGCTGCGTCAACATTTCCAAGATGAGACTCAACTGGTTCTACCTGACGTCGAAGCTGCTCTGCCTGAGTGGCGCCTGGAAGCTGCTGTCGGTGGTGCTGTACTTCACGGTGCGCGGCAAGCCCTACTACAAGTGGCTCTTTGTCGTGCTGAAGCTGGAAGGTCCAATCGTGTTCTTCCTCTTTGTGTGCAACGTCAGAGTCAGGGGCCTAATACGCAAGCATCTTACGAACCTGGAATGGATAAACGGAGAAAAAAGCAACGAGAACTGTAGTAAATACAGCTGA